gcatctttcagtaggagtagcagcgaaagcgctattaggTATTGTTTGTCCTAGTACAGTCTCACATTTTCTTTTATTCCCCACTGTAAGTATGGATTATGGCGGGCAACAAATAAACTCGActaatcatagtgtcgcatcgggtatgttttgtccctcaccgACGCACGCAcatctataggatcctaccatGTATGGATTGTATCGTTTCAAAGAGAGTGAATCATACTGCCTTTGTTTGCTCTAGTACTAgctactagcacccaaaagaaagggaTGAATATACATTTCCTGTTTCTTACTGATTAGTTCTCACTGAAGTTATACTTACCAGACTATAGATTAtatttcctttaaaaaaatgtaaattttagtaagtgaacacaaatatttttagttaaatgTTAAAGAAAAgaaagtataataaaattgtaaataaataatttccgaAAATTTTTACGTTTTTTGTGACATGGTTTTTTACGATATAAATGATAACCACGAAAGTTAGCGAAATTATCGCTTTCAAGCGCTTACATTTCTCTTGTTAAACGATGCGTTGTCGTTGGTTGGCTGTATGTCTTGTGACCTTGGCCTACAAATACAACTAGACTTGAAGAAAAAAGATATAACAAAAACAAGACGAGAAAAAATACGTCGAAGTGTAGATTAATTCCATCATAAAAGTAATATTAATTGTATTGCATAATAAGTTTGTTAGTGTTATTAAATCGAGTATTTCCCTTCGAATATGGGTAGTCTAGATAAAGCAGTATTAACAGGATTTATTTGCCGTTTATGTTCTGAAATGCATCGCGTAGTTCTTCATATTTATGGCGATGAAGGCATACGTTTGTGCATATCTGAGAAAATCAATAGGCATCTATCAATAAACGTaagttatttgtttattttgtatccTTGTGGGCATTctatatgttagtttgtaatttaatgattttagaattaatatttttgtgTTATTGATTTCTCTCTAATTTTAATGTACCTCTAGTACTTACTTGTCTCTAAGTCACTAactaaaaataatacatttaacTTTTAGGAGACTTATTTTGAATGGTATTAATCTACAGTATACATTGAGTTTGCTTTtaaggttacatatcagaataccgaaaatcgatttacctaatggaatcacctatgctcgtttcacctatttaacaaaatacctaatgatctattaacctaagctcataacacctaatgaacaaattacctaatgcacgtttcacctacaattggtttacctaagctcagaatacctaAAGTTGAAACACCTAATGCTCTAAATACCAAAAACCcattaacctaacctaatacacgaaatacctaaagctcATGTACCTAATACACAaaacacctaatgttgatatacctataaTGCACAAATTACCTACAGCTGATATACCTATTGCTCGAAACATctaaagctgatatacctaatgcacgtatCACCTAAAGTGGGTATACCTAATGTTaatatacctaatggacgaaatacctaaaatcaaaaatataaatattgttgagTAGAATATTATTAGGACATACAACATTTGAAATACATTTTTTCATCATGATTTATTTCTTCATGTTCTCAGAATTCATAATATTGCTTTTCTATCTACCAGTGGCAGCTCTATAGGCAATTAGAATAATGTGCTAAATTTAATAATCTTCAAACTTTAAATAGGCCAATGGTGGATATCAAGTTCTTTCAACTGCCCTTCCTATACTAGCTGCTATTACTCTTTACATGGACCTGGTTATTATATGTGTTTTGTTCTCTATTTCAGGTATCTCAATCAGATCCTCTGCCTAAAACTATTTGCAAAAGTTGTTTAGAGAAACTGGAAAGCCAACATAGGCTTGTGATGCGTATTGAGCAAGCAGCAAAAATGGTGCGTCAATATCCTGCAAGACTTGGCCAACGGCGTGGGTGTCTTCTGAGCCATTGTGACAATAGCTCGAATGGCCCTCCTCATCCTCctgtatcaaaataatgtctctACAATCTCATTTTTAGTATTCCTACAATATAGATAATTATCCTGTACAAACAGCATCACTCTTAactgaccgtagttctgtagaaagcgaccaactttttatttttgtcaaagtgacttacaccctaactcagtggCTTTGGTCCCTTTctgtattgataaaaaaattgagttggtcgttttctgcataactacggtcaacTGTCCATCAGTGgcccttatgccttttgtaataaggtttacaaacTGTCAGTTAACTGTGTGACAATGGTATAATTACTCTAAAGCATGTATTAGTTACTGTCAAGAACATAATGTCTCTGGCTAGGTGTTTTAcagctaataaaatattatttgttgtAAATAAGGATAATTTCTTTTatgtattattacttattagtaTTTAAATTAATGTCATATATGCTTGCTGAGAGGACATCTACAGTACAGTAATATTATTAGTATAGTCCATAAtgcactaaataaatattattgtttaaaTTGCAAATTTGATGAAATATGCAATTTGATGTAAATACACTGCTTAAgaacataatatattaatttaagGTGTCATATGAAAGTAGAATGACCATGAaaattttaatgtttgatacAGCATTTCCAAAAACCTTGAGGAAAATAAATCACATACACATAACACAGATCGATGAAACAAATGTTAAGTGTAAGACAGATTCAAATTTCTTTATATCATTATAATATCAAATAATGCTACATTTAtctatatgatttatttatttaatgagtTAACAATTAAAGAATTAACTTAGCCTTATAAGGTGGTCACCTATAATATAGGTCACTAGTTATTGACTACTCCATAGTTCCATACTAAGGCAGAAAGAAACAGCCACAGCAGCCACCTTACTAAAAAGAAGCATCCAATGAATACAAATTTGCTACAAGAATATTTTAACCATCTTTCAACTATTACAGGTTTTAAACATCACATAAATAGCTTGGGTGCAATATGGTCTGCACTgttgtctcccggcagtttagGGGCCCCAACCATGCCCAACTAAATATACCTATCTAAAAATAGCTGTCTCttcgaccgtttcccataataAGGCATAAGACTATTGTACAGTGTATTAGAATAATTTTGATTAGATTATTTATAATGTTGAGGCTAATTTTAAGCATTAGGTCTGTATGATATTATGTTTGCCTCTATTTagattatattaatataataaattaatcagACATCATTTCATTTCAACCTCTTAGTTTTAGACTTATAATTATGTTGTTGATGTATGGTTTGTAAGTCTTTTCGTGACAAAGTTTGATACGTAACGTACCTAGACCTATTGTAGACTGGGTACGGTTGTAACAGTTTCACTTTGATTGGTCATGTCTTTGCTATCACAGCTCTAAGAATTAAAGAAAATGTTACTTATTGGAGAATATTCCTGAAATGACCTATTATATATGAATGTCCTATTTGTGCACCATTGTCACATTTGTAACAATCGTCCCCATACCGAGAtcagttataattataacagtaACGGGGAACGGTTGTTGTAACATACCCAAGTAAAACCCTAATTAATTAACTTTGTTGAATATCTTTGCCAAACACAATGCAATACTTAATTATAATACCGTACAACATTATCATTTGACTTACGGTAAAtttttaagaattattttgacCAGTCATTACCTCGCCTTTGTCCATGTAGTTAAGTTGGTAAATGTTCGAGCTGTATTAACCATACCCTGTTACAAACTACCCAGTCTCCTCTATGCGAGTAAAATATGAACAGTCAAGTAATGAAAAACCACGGTTTCTActtctacatatttattaatataaagaggaatataaactaatatacaaaatatttaacattATTGCACACTCCCACTTGCTAGAAGCTTTTCAATTCTAGATGAATTTTTGTGTATAACGATCTTTAGATCATTAATTTTGTCTTGTTTTTCTTTTATGTCTGCGTctaggtttttaatttttgtatgtAGGGGTAGCAAAAAATCGTCATTAGCTCTGAAAAAGAAGAAATGTTATAACAATGGCGCCCACACAGCAGTTACACTTACACTTTTTATAAAGTGATATAACTGCAGTGTGGGAATACCGTAACAAACATATGTTTTAAGGTGGcacagtacagtcaacagcataAGTGTCTACGTTAGCTAAATGTTAGAATGTACGAAAATAATTACGCACGACatagtaggtaataaaaacTTGGGAGTGTCCTTTGCTTGTTTAGCATtttttgctgctgactgcacATTACTTCTCTCCATTGTATCAATAATAGAAAATGCCGTCATATAGGATAACTTACGCCTTCTGCTTGGATAGTTCTTTGGACGTTTCATCATAAGTTCTTGTCCATTGCTGCAGTTCTTGGCGCATCACCTCTACGTCCTCCTGAATGTGGTCTAGAAGCTTTCCTAGTGGATTGGCAGCGCGTGAAACAGCTTGAATGTTAAATTTGACTTGCTCTATCTCCTGATTTGATGCTTCTCGTGCCTTTTGGGCTCCAAATTGCCACTCCtaatattgaaatataaaaaaggCATATTATATTACTATAGGCTCACCTCGATGAGTTTGGGTTAGTAGGCGTTGGAATTTCTCCAATCTATTTCGATTCAATGCATATGCTTAGAAAGTACTTCTTTACCTACATGCATCCATGTAAGCCCaaaaattaggtaccttttctAGCACATGAACAGAAAAGCAAGCGCCTAGCGTGTTGATGCGGTGCACCACGCTGGGAATGCTGCGGAAGGGACACGTAGGTTGGGAACGTACGAGTGGTGTTTTTCAAGATTACGAGAGAAAACATACCCAGCAGTTTTTCGAGATTAAGAGACTTTCAGGGCATATGCATTGTATATGGTCGCCCTTTTATTccttttatgacaaaatgcgAAGAAATTAGGTACACGTATCATTATCTATAAACCCTGCTTTAGTGTGCTTGGTGTGCAAAGCAAGTCTTTGAAACTTACGATCTCTGTTTTTCCAGAGACTTGAGAAAACTCTTTTTGTGAATCCAAAATCTGTTGAACTAAGTGACCATGTTGATTTAATGCCAGTTGGTCTGGTTGCTCTACAGATGCATTATGGGATTGTGGTTGATCTACAATAATGATGCTTGCGTCTTCCTCCTAAAACAAATGCAAATATAAGAATATGTGGGATGTAACACATAAGAAGAATCTTTTTAGATAGGTACCATATCCACTTGCCTCTTCATTGGGCGAGTTCTCGGTGATGATGTTTACTTTACCCACAAGTAGATTATCAGAAGCTTGCGCTGTTCCACTGTGTTTGTCCCTCAACCGCGGCGCGCCAGGCCTTGATGATGAAGGCCTCACGCTCGTTGGCCTGACTGGCTGACTAGGCACTATTGAATTTGTATTTGCTGAAGTAACTCTATTTTCGTTATTTTCATCTGTAGTCTCCACACTGTTCTGACGaaaattatttatgttattctGTATTTTGTTCACGCTTAATTCATCTTGTTTCTCCTGCAAATTTTCATTTAGTTTTTCTTCGTTTTGTACTTGTGTGTCCCTATGGTCTTCTTCAGTAGTTACTGGGTCAGGGAAACGAGGAGGATTAATTTCCTGGTTTTCTTCAAATTCATTTCGTGTTTCTAATAAATCTTGAGATGATGAAGAATTTAAGTCTGTGTCTGCAATTGTGTAAGAAGTATCAAGCTTCTCTTTTACTAATTCTTCTGGCTCAGGTTCTGGTGGTGCTTGAGACTCTGGTTCTAATTTAACAGTTTCTGACTCCTTTCCATTTTTTGCCTGGTCTTCATCTTTATTATCTAATGGTTTAGTCAAATCTTTACTAGATGCTTTCGACAATTTCTTATTAGGCTGGGTATTAATCTCAGGTTGCTGATTTGCATTTCCAACTGAAGCCTTTTTGCTAATTGGTTTGCTGCTAATTGCTTTTGGTTTTTGTGTTTCTTGCTTGAGTGTACTTTCTCTGTCTTTTGATTTGCTTACTTTTTCTTTCGTTCCATTTTTGACGAAAGGCCCATCCCTTTTCTCTTTCTCTTTCTTCTGATTAGTTAATTTTTCATTACTTCTTGACGTAAGTTTATTTGATTCAGTACTTTTCTTAACAGTTTTTGCAGGTTCCTTAACTTTGGTATCTACCGTTTGTGCCGGTTTTGCACTCTCCTTATATTTTCTTACAGCTTCATCAGAGGATATTTTTTTGTCAAGAACTTGAGCTAAACATTGAAGCAGCTCATTTGTTTTATCAGGTTCCTGCCCTGCAACTACTTTGGATGGCTTCACCGATAATGGTTTGCCACTGGCTAAACCTGTAGGGAGATCAATTGATTAATAGAAGAGATACTATATTTTATCTTAGTTTGACTACcatttcatatgtatctctattctctcagttacttaaaggttagctggaagagatcccttaaagggataagttcgcctttgtacacatttcttgtattctctctgtgttatgtacctacttgttttgtgcaataaagtgtttattactactactactactactactataaaaaagaaatatcaaCAATGGATTTTTTTCATTGGAGAGATGAAAGGGGAAGGGAAAGCGACTTACCAACCACCGATATAACTTTATTaagaaataatattttactcTCTCTATCCTTAACATTATCGGAAACCAGTTCGTCTTCTTCAAATAGACCTTTAAAAAATCCAGTAGTCTTTAAAACctgcaaaaatatatttacatagcAATGCCATTGAGTACTTATTAATAACGTTTGTCTTCATCGTCCTATTAGTATAATCAATACATACCGTCGTTATAATATCATGTAAGAATCTAAACGGAGGTTTCTTTAATAACTTATCACTCAACGGTGGGCGTTTCACGTACTTTCCAAGACTCGTTTGAGTGGATTTGATTATACTTGGATCCAATTCCTTTTCCATTTCTCATAATTGAGAATATAGCCGCAAAGTACAATTTGTCTAACTTCTTTACTTACTTTCCTAACTACCTGGCAAAAACAGTATGAGTATCATAAATGACTTTGGCATGTCTTTGTTTACTTCTCGTTGCTATAGTAATATTTGTGTTCGCGATGTGTTTACGTGGAACATGCGTATCAATACCAAACAGCCCCACTAAACAACAAATACCTATAATTAAtcaatattatgtacctactcataATTTTATGCTAAGTGGCTAAATCTAAAATACACTATTTTTGTTTTTGGCGCGGCGTTGATCTCATTACTTTCCTTTGTTTTAAATTAAGTCTTTaagacttcgagcaacacggaagggaggcggcattcgcactatttcccctctgccgaggtacaagattagcgcgtcaatttaatctaccgcgggtaataaaactagttgcacttggatttttcactagaccgagtccagacgcgcgcgtgaacactgctgcccaaaaatgcctgtttgctcggttttttgttataaaaagaggtcggggacatcaaatttacaaaaagaaagtgttacatttcacatgtaatatttttttttacatatcatacgttaaattacatttaaatacaattattatattttagtctcaagtaattgttggagttatcgattttgctcgctcagtacaaattgcggatcggtcgagcgacaaatccgacttctcatctctcagaatacagtgacatacttcaacgaaaatgtgttagtgtgcgtgttgtgacactagtcactcgtccgtacacaaaaagagatcgaggtttgcaagatttgtctttgacgtgtgtcattttctatgtatttgtgtcgtcattacagattggattttgtatgtaagtgtgtgagaaatgcgactgtgtgcacctttccccccgcgaaaaatggcagaaatatttgtacggcgagatatcgcttgggcccctcccttccgacatgtcggaagccggtaTTGCTCGAAGCTTTAAGAGATCTTCaatgtgcacactagcgccacagctaaataatcgtgattatttaaatttaatgaaagatattgaaaaaagggggccgctacgtactgtattgtgtatttaagtaccttttgaatacatcagactacggccgtttttgttttgagttcctagatcgacgaaaccagcaacacaacaactagtttgatgtattcaaaaggtacttaaatacacaatacagtacgaaTAGCGGCCctcttttttcaatatctttcgttaaatttaaataaccacgaatatttagctgtggcgctagtgtgcacgttgaagggctcttaatattGGTGTCAATGTTTCCGCTCGCATACgtgcctaccgcgaacatcgcAAATCGAAGTtttgttatctgcctctctatcgcgtTTGCGGCACGACCTGATatgatcggacaatttaatcagattggtgaATAATTGTCCCCGTCTGGACACGCCTAATGATATTCGCCACAgatggtaggatcctatagacgTGATATGCGCGTGCGTCCGcaagggacaaaacatacgcagtGCGACGTTATGAtcggtcgaatttatttgttgcccaccataattcATACGAAATCTACggtggggaataaaaaaaattgagactGACAAAGATCCGTCTAAGTTGTACCATCtaaagtttgtcaaaggactgtctcatttcaatcatagacggAAAGTATCATACTATCTGTGTCTTGCGCTAGTACTAGCATCCAAAAGAAAAAGATGAGTATAGTTTtactggttcttactgactgacaaattgttTTGGTCGATTGGTTCACTCGTGGCTCGGTTCGCGGCTCGGCTCGTGGCTCGCACGCGAATGTAAAGTGGGTTATAATTTGTCAATTTTGACATATGTCATTATATTGACGTGACGTGGCGAACTCGATAGCCCGAAGCCCTATACCAAGCCAACGCCAAGCCCAGCGCCTGAGCGAAAGTAATATCAAAATTAGCTAAGGAGAGAAACTGGATGTGTTATTGTAAATATCCATCGATCAAGGAGCAGATGATCTACTAAGTAATCATGCCACCAGGTAAAAAGGGAAGACCTCCGGGCTCGAAGAATAAGACTACTTTTCAAAATAAATGCAATTACTGTTCCCTTCAACTGAAGTGCAAGAGTGATATGTTGAAACATTTACGTGTCTGCAGTCAGAAATTTAAGGATCTTGATCCCAAAAAGG
Above is a window of Cydia fagiglandana chromosome 18, ilCydFagi1.1, whole genome shotgun sequence DNA encoding:
- the LOC134673344 gene encoding TRAF3-interacting protein 1-like gives rise to the protein MEKELDPSIIKSTQTSLGKYVKRPPLSDKLLKKPPFRFLHDIITTVLKTTGFFKGLFEEDELVSDNVKDRESKILFLNKVISVVGLASGKPLSVKPSKVVAGQEPDKTNELLQCLAQVLDKKISSDEAVRKYKESAKPAQTVDTKVKEPAKTVKKSTESNKLTSRSNEKLTNQKKEKEKRDGPFVKNGTKEKVSKSKDRESTLKQETQKPKAISSKPISKKASVGNANQQPEINTQPNKKLSKASSKDLTKPLDNKDEDQAKNGKESETVKLEPESQAPPEPEPEELVKEKLDTSYTIADTDLNSSSSQDLLETRNEFEENQEINPPRFPDPVTTEEDHRDTQVQNEEKLNENLQEKQDELSVNKIQNNINNFRQNSVETTDENNENRVTSANTNSIVPSQPVRPTSVRPSSSRPGAPRLRDKHSGTAQASDNLLVGKVNIITENSPNEEEEDASIIIVDQPQSHNASVEQPDQLALNQHGHLVQQILDSQKEFSQVSGKTEIEWQFGAQKAREASNQEIEQVKFNIQAVSRAANPLGKLLDHIQEDVEVMRQELQQWTRTYDETSKELSKQKAANDDFLLPLHTKIKNLDADIKEKQDKINDLKIVIHKNSSRIEKLLASGSVQ